A single window of Culicoides brevitarsis isolate CSIRO-B50_1 chromosome 3, AGI_CSIRO_Cbre_v1, whole genome shotgun sequence DNA harbors:
- the LOC134834998 gene encoding LOW QUALITY PROTEIN: fatty acyl-CoA reductase wat-like (The sequence of the model RefSeq protein was modified relative to this genomic sequence to represent the inferred CDS: deleted 1 base in 1 codon) — protein sequence MTPTAMTDPLNPDLTPIQQFYTKCNIFVTGGTGFLGKVLLNKILSSCPGIENIYLLVRNKRGKDVHSRVEEIFEDPIFKSMKEVCPKYRYLVQGVAGDCLQPGLGLSDQDRETLINKVNIVFHMAATVRFDEKLKISMQINVKAAKDVLTLCHEMRNLKSVIHVSTAYTQCPFPEVEEKVYEPPIDSKKMLALQDCLSEKFLDNITPMLLDKWPNTYTFTKAIAEDVIRNNSNGLPLGVVRPGIVISTYREPVKGWIDNFYGPTGVIAGAGTGVLRTLRCNPERVANMVPVDMCVNGILTAAWEVNEVFARDINPEIPIYNYCSPKENELTWGDFTNKTTKYGVMYPTVKAIWYLCYNNNPSYIMHLLSMMFLHYLPAVFIDAISMIMGKKPRMLRTYKKIHKFMHVIEYFSMRQWDFHTNNIFKLWSGMDPRDRKIFFFDMRQLNWDSFLENYFRGIRQYLLQDPIETVPQALKRWNRLYWVHQAVKVFVFLFLVKMIWPVVSLIFT from the exons ATGACGCCGACAGCTATGACAGATCCACTCAATCCGGATTTGACGCCGATCCAGCAGTTTTACACaaaatgcaatatttttgtaacagGCGGAACag gttttttgggcAAAGTACTTCTAAACAAAATTCTGAGTTCATGTCCCGGTATtgagaatatttatttgttggttCGTAATAAACGTGGAAAAGATGTTCATTCACGAGTTGAAGAGATTTTTGAGGATcct aTTTTCAAATCAATGAAGGAAGTATGTCCCAAATATCGGTATTTGGTGCAAGGAGTCGCTGGCGATTGTTTGCAACCAGGTCTTGGTCTCAGTGATCAAGATAGAGAAACGTTGATAAACAAG gTCAACATAGTATTCCACATGGCAGCCACGGTCCGATTTGACGAAAAGCTCAAAATTTCGATGCAAATCAACGTCAAGGCTGCTAAAGATGTTCTCACACTGTGTCATGAAATGCGAAATCTCAAAAGTGTCATTCACGTATCGACCGCTTACACACAATGTCCCTTCCCCGAGGTAGAAGAGAAAGTT TACGAACCACCAATTGACTCGAAAAAGATGCTTGCACTTCAGGATTGTCTTTCAGAGAAATTTTTGGACAACATTACGCCAAT GCTCCTCGATAAATGGCCCAACACATACACTTTCACAAAGGCAATTGCCGAAGATGTCATCCGGAATAATTCCAATGGACTGCCGTTAGGTGTCGTTCGCCCGGGCATTGTAATTTCCACATATCGTGAACCCGTCAAGGGATGGATTGATAACTTTTATGGACCAACGGGAGTTATTGCGGGTGCAGGCACTGGCGTATTACGGACATTGCGATGCAATCCGGAACGTGTGGCGAATATGGTGCCCGTTGATATGTGCGTTAATGGGATTTTGACGGCGGCATGGGAAGTTAATGAAGTTTTTGCGAG AGACATCAATCCAGAAATTCCCATCTACAATTACTGCTCGCCAAAGGAAAACGAATTAACCTGGGGAGATTTTACCAACAAAACCACAAAATATGGCGTCATGTATCCAACTGTCAAGGCCATCTGGTATTTATGCTACAACAATAATCCCAGCTACATTATGCACTTGCTCTCGATGATGTTCTTGCACTACTTGCCAGCGGTCTTTATCGATGCCATTTCCATGATAATGGGCAAGAAGCCACGCATGCTGcgtacatacaaaaaaatccacaaattcATGCATGTGATTGAGTACTTTTCGATGCGCCAATGGGACTTTCACACAAACAACATTTTCAAGCTGTGGAGCGGCATGGATCCGCGTGACAGAAAGATTTTCTTCTTTGACATGCGACAACTCAACTGGGATAGCTTCTTGGAGAATTATTTCCGTGGCATTCGGCAGTATTTGCTCCAAGATCCAATTGAAACGGTGCCGCAAGCACTTAAAAGATGGAATCGTCTCTACTGGGTGCATCAAGCGGTCAAAGTGTTCGTCTTTCTGTTTCTCGTCAAGATGATATGGCCTGTGGTTAGTCtgatttttacatga
- the LOC134834306 gene encoding BTB/POZ domain-containing protein 3-like yields the protein MVLNCGNAYHQLFIDQKRCDVSFLCKDDDGNWTSIGAHKFHLSAVSEVFETMFYGECVKKGFTKESDEIRIEDISLKAFRLFLKFIYSSEIKFDHGSTLAEFYSACHKYTCKDGLKFAEKSMQEMLCPQYATIFYEISVLYDIPKIKAECEKFMTYQTDEVINSYEFLSASPETINMIFAQNKVCLKSELDFCWALERYIRQNKKTDPEIAAKVRPAINSIHFLQLAASDIEEIAFLTKEEKDAIVKCLPPSRDLKKMPENFCKKKEKRFVKKRIDFIRALNKVYRDDVCVNCKNLKLSCDHPLWWCTKISSMSPIERIYYKYQHGNVCDYASDDLEKLYKSCVLQKLIKPI from the exons atggttctAAATTGTGGAAATGCGTATCATCAGCTCTTCATCGATCAAAAACGTTGTGATGTTTCGTTCTTGTGCAAAGATGATGACGGAAATTGGACTTCCATCGGAGCCCACAAGTTTCATTTGAGCGCAGTTAGCGAGGTTTTCGAGACCATGTTTTACGGCGAATGTGTCAAGAAGGGATTTACCAAAGAAAGTGACGAGATCCGGATTGAAGACATCAGTTTGAAGGCTTTTCGTCTCTTTTTGAA atTCATCTACTCGTCAGAGATAAAATTCGACCACGGAAGCACTTTAGCTGAATTTTACAGCGCTTGCCATAAATACACCTGCAAAGACGGTCTCAAATTCGCCGAAAAATCAATGCAGGAAATGCTCTGTCCTCAATACGCGACAATTTTCTACGAAATTTCCGTTTTGTATGACATTCCAAAGATCAAAGCGGAGTgtgaaaag ttcatgACTTACCAAACTGATGAAGTAATAAACAGCTACGAGTTCCTAAGTGCAAGTCCCGAAACCATCAACATGATTTTCGCCCAAAATAAGGTTTGTTTAAAGTCAGAACTGGATTTCTGCTGGGCCCTTGAACGTTACATCAGGCAAAACAAGAAAACGGATCCAGAAATTGCCGCAAAAGTCCGTCCCGCGATAAATTCCATTCATTTTTTGCAACTTGCGGCCTCGGATATCGAAGAAATTGCGTTTCTCACGAAGGAGGAAAAAGATGCCATCGTGAAATGTCTTCCGCCGAGCCgagatttgaagaaaatgcccgaaaatttctgcaaaaagaaggaaaagcgGTTCGTGAAAAAGAGAATTGACTTTATAAGAGCGCTAAATAAGGTTTATCGCGACGATGTTTGtgttaattgtaaaaatttgaagctcaGCTGCGATCATCCGCTTTGGTGGTGCACAAAAATCAGCTCGATGAGTCCCATTGAACGCATTTACTACAAATATCAACACGGGAATGTCTGCGATTACGCCTCGGATGACTTGGAAAAGCTCTACAAAAGTTGCgtccttcaaaaattaatcaagccaatctaa
- the LOC134834673 gene encoding BTB/POZ domain-containing protein 9-like, translated as MENIPQKALRVLLIDQKRCDVFFHCKKADGTWSKYGAHKFWLSLVSDVFEAKFFGETVTNGGVKDDTNVCIADISFDGFVAFLRHIYGFTISDELEDDKTLVEFFCCAHKYNCVVALQFAEELMKIRLSVKNVLLFFEIADLYAMQQLKSDCCRIMCCQMSEILSTSEFLTSKPATVNFLYGFPCGAINSEMDFVWALERYVAFNRENDAKIAEKIRPALQQIHFLTTSANDISHTALLSQEEKKMLIGSLSSKITPSIKPFNSSRKNRCMKKRIDMIWPLKDLFVPKFCAYCNLKKMPKNHSIWNCSQVGDESRRLLSRVYVQYQHTNLIDYDLFDLMKIYNFFCEQKFIAY; from the exons atggaaaacattCCACAAAAAGCCTTGCGTGTGTTATTGATTGATCAGAAGCGTTGTGATGTTTTCTTTCATTGCAAAAAAGCGGATGGAACATGGTCTAAATATGGCGCCCACAAATTCTGGTTAAGTTTGGTGAGTGATGTTTTTGAGGCAAAGTTTTTCGGTGAAACTGTCACGAATGGCGGAGTTAAGGACGACACGAATGTTTGTATTGCAGATATTagttttgatggttttgtagcttttttgag acaCATTTATGGCTTTACAATAAGTGACGAGCTGGAAGATGACAAAACTCTCGTGGAATTTTTCTGTTGCGCTCACAAATACAACTGCGTTGTTGCCTTGCAATTCGCCGaagaattgatgaaaattcgtcTTTCTGTGAAAAACGTGCtgcttttctttgaaattgcCGACCTTTATGCTATGCAACAGTTAAAGAGCGACTGTTGCAGGATCATGTGCTGCCAAATGAGCGAAATTCTGTCGACCTCGGAGTTTCTCACATCAAAACCGGCAACTGTCAACTTTCTGTATGGCTTCCCTTGTGGCGCCATTAACTCGGAAATGGATTTTGTTTGGGCCCTCGAACGTTACGTTGCCTTCAACAGGGAAAATGACGCGAAAATTGCGGAAAAAATCCGACCAGCATTGCAACAAATTCACTTTCTCACAACGAGTGCGAACGATATTTCGCACACCGCGTTGCTGTCGCAAGAGGAAAAGAAAATGCTGATCGGTAGTTTGTCGTCGAAAATTACGCCTTCAATAAAACCATTCAATTCGTCGCGAAAAAATCGCTGCATGAAAAAACGAATTGACATGATTTGGCCCCTGAAGGATTTGTTTGTGCCAAAATTTTGTGCGTATtgtaatctgaaaaaaatgccTAAAAATCACTCAATTTGGAATTGCTCGCAAGTGGGCGATGAGTCACGTAGACTTTTGTCGAGAGTTTATGTACAATATCAACATACGAATTTGATTGATTATGATTTGTttgatttgatgaaaatttacaattttttttgtgaacaaaagttcattgcatattga
- the LOC134836081 gene encoding contactin-like produces the protein MAWRLVALCALLCIYNSGAQRDYDRDYGSERERNRNRDDGGYKPNYQPGYGINNRFNVPSTLRPLSGSTDRFPSRFDNSEPNRDLSGASFYDSSRYGHNYNSYSNFIDGVDESFFCPEHWITYRQSCYRFIKSPKRSWWEAKRICEAYQAKVVDVDNVEKHSFILKHLILQDQRQNRYFVSARRTGPTSWVNDDGTALVVIEDGINYDDELNESPETKYRGYEGFDTDLPDFDNSLHKQFRTTSRRPDTYNIYDRYNLNKDRLVYAYSRSKDRWMFIPTYEREPNLFICESRQLYDIKNVEKIEEDKRTIEYGMDYYEEERLPRGPYFIKQPSDTTYDTGKRLIRNDVSIGCLAGGYPTPTYSWYKEEYKNDNLTFIKIDPLTNPRYTISGGNLIIYNPQQDMDQGTYHCVAENKFGKILSESVQLNLGYILEFNLKRSPENGEMNWGKSIYCDPPQHFPGVKYYWSRDYFPNFVEEDRRVFVSNDGALYFSALESIDRGNYSCTVQSTVSDTGRNGPFFPLRVKPHPNYQTLVFANTFPKVFPEGPVAGHEVRIECMAFGYPVPHYNWTRRDADLPRHAYTLNYNRVLIIPNATLNDNGEYVCTVFNDRKTIDKSVHVNLQMKPNFTIPLRDKIKDHGGEVSFICEANAVPDVNYTWYKNGDLLDRESLDKEKYVIQDNVLTIKFLDPDKDNGMYQCKATNQLRGVYSSSQLRVLSLKPTFKKFPLEQEIYAIYGGNTTIDCKPEAAPRPKITWKKDGNVLGPGGHRRMMPDGKLIISPTSRDDEGVYTCVASNVYGTDESSARLIVLREIQFSKSFAPKIHKTIDEYLYLTCEVYYDEILDVAYIWQHNGQVIDPHMDPRYKIDNNNGLVLHNLTITDTGEYECIAKSAVNQVSQKTMVIVQGPPARPGGVKIIEINKRDAIIEWVDGGNNGRPITHYNVLGRTNWNKTWTNVSEMIEDRNVERPDRFTDRRRATVLNLTPWSSYEFAVCAVNDLGIGAPSEPSPSYSTKPDKPDIAPRNVGGGGGKIGDLVITWDPLRPEEQNAKGIKYKYFYRKHGKKGETEWASDIKEGNVGQAVVHFDNKETIYYTKFDVKVQAMNDFGAGPESNVTTIYSAEDMPQVAPQQVYARGFNSTAINVTWAPVDQTREKIRGQLIGHRIKYWKKDHREEDAVYYLSRTTRPWALIVGLEPDTYYFVKSMAYNAAGEGPESERYMERTYRKAPQKPPSTVHIYGINPTTVRVVWRYVAPTQEEEPIEGYKVRIWESDQDMSRANDTIIPVGNKLEAYIDTLTPGKSYKMRVLAFSNGGDGRMSSPPLKFQMGITQSPYNAATTIKMCSSLLLPVYLWYLVQGMFN, from the exons ATGGCATGGCGACTGGTCGCCCTGTGTGCGCTTCTTTGCATTTACAACTCCGGTGCTCAACGAGACTACGACCGAGACTATGGCAGTGAACGAGAACGAAACCGGAATCGCGATGACGGCGGTTACAAGCCGAATTATCAACCGGGTTACGGGATCAACAATCGTTTCAACGTTCCATCAACTCTGAGACCTTTGAGTGGCAGCACGGATCGTTTTCCGTCCCGGTTCGATAATTCGGAGCCGAATCGCGATCTTTCCGGCGCCTCATTTTACGATTCCAGTCGTTATGGGCACAACTACAATTCTTATTCGAATTTCATTGATGGCGTGGATGAGTCGTTTTTCTGTCCCGAACATTGGATCACGTATCGCCAAAGTTGTTATCGCTTCATAAAGTCCCCGAAACGCAGTTGGTGGGAGGCCAAACGTATTTGCGAGGCATATCAAGCGAAAGTTGTTGATGTCGATAACGTTGAAAAACATTCTTTCATCTTGAAACATCTCATTTTGCAAGACCAACGACAAAATCGGTATTTTGTCTCCGCAAGACGTACCGGACCAACCTCATGGGTAAATGATGACGGAACAGCATTAGTTGTTATTGAAGATGGCATCAACTACGATGACGAGCTCAATGAAAGTCCTGAAACGAAATATCGCGGATATGAGGGATTCGACACCGATTTGCCTGACTTTGATAATTCCTTGCATAAACAATTCCGCACAACTTCCCGCCGTCCCGACACCTACAACATTTACGATCGCTACAATTTGAACAAAGATCGCTTGGTTTACGCCTATTCACGGAGCAAGGATCGTTGGATGTTCATTCCAACGTATGAGCGGGAaccaaatttgtttatttgcgAATCGCGCCAACTTTACGACattaaaaatgtggaaaaaatcgaagaagatAAACGCACAATTGAATACGGAATGGATTATTATGAGGAGGAACGTCTCCCACGAGGACCCTATTTCATCAAGCAACCCAGTGACACGACCTATGACACGGGAAAACGCTTAATTCGCAACGACGTGTCCATAGGGTGTCTGGCGGGAGGTTATCCCACCCCTACGTACTCGTGGTACAaggaggagtacaaaaatgataatttaacatttatcaaaattgatccCCTCACAAATCCGCGTTATACGATCAGCGGCGGCAATTTGATCATTTACAATCCGCAACAAGACATGGATCAAGGAACTTATCACTGCGTCGCTGAAAATAAATTCGGTAAAATCCTATCAGAAAGTGTTCAACTGAATCTCGGATACATTTTGGAATTCAATTTGAAACGTTCCCCCGAAAATGGCGAAATGAATTGGGGTAAATCTATTTACTGCGATCCGCCGCAGCATTTCCCCGGAGTCAAATATTACTGGTCACGTGACTATTTCCCGAATTTCGTGGAGGAAGATCGTCGAGTCTTTGTCAGTAATGATGGAGCTTTGTACTTTTCTGCCTTGGAATCGATTGATCGTGGAAATTATTCGTGCACAGTACAATCGACAGTCTCAGATACCGGCAGAAATGGACCATTTTTCCCATTACGCGTGAAACCGCATCCAAACTACCAGACACTTGTATTTGCCAATACCTTCCCGAAAGTCTTTCCCGAGGGACCAGTTGCTGGGCATGAAGTTCGGATTGAATGCATGGCCTTTGGTTATCCTGTGCCGCATTACAATTGGACTCGGAGGGATGCAGATTTGCCAAGACATGCATACACCCTCAACTATAATCGAGTATTGATTATTCCGAATGCCACATTGAACGACAATGGCGAATACGTTTGTACGGTATTTAATGATCGGAAGACTATTGATAAAAGTGTTCATGTGAATTTGCAAATGAAACCAAATTTCACGATTCCCCTGAGAGATAAGATCAAGGATCATGGCGGCGAGGTTAGTTTCATCTGTGAGGCAAATGCTGTGCCAGATGTCAATTACACGTGGTACAAAAATGGCGACCTGTTAGATCGGGAGAGCTTGGATAAGGAAAAGTACGTGATACAAGATAACGTATTGACAATCAAGTTTTTGGATCCAGATAAGGATAATGGAATGTATCAATGTAAAGCCACAAATCAACTGAGGGGTGTTTATTCATCGTCACAACTGAGAGTCCTTTCGCTCAAACCAACTTTCAAAAAGTTCCCCTTAGAGCAGGAGATTTATGCAATTTATGGCGGGAACACTACCATAGATTGTAAACCCGAAGCTGCCCCACGCCCAAAAATCACGTGGAAAAAAGATGGCAACGTTTTAGGTCCCGGAGGGCATCGTCGAATGATGCCCGATGGAAAGCTAATAATATCCCCGACGAGTCGCGATGACGAGGGAGTTTACACGTGCGTGGCATCAAATGTTTACGGAACTGACGAATCAAGTGCGCGCCTAATTGTTTTACGTGAAATACAATTCTCGAAATCTTTCGCGccaaaaatccacaaaacgATCGACGAGTATCTCTATCTCACGTGTGAGGTGTACTACGACGAGATCTTGGATGTAGCGTATATTTGGCAGCATAATGGACAGGTTATTGACCCACACATGGATCCGCGTTACAAAATCGACAATAACAATGGCTTGGTCTTACATAACCTCACAATTACCGATACGGGCGAATATGAGTGCATCGCGAAGAGTGCCGTGAACCAAGTGAGTCAGAAAACGATGGTGATCGTTCAAGGTCCTCCTGCACGTCCCGGCGGAgtgaaaattatcgaaatcaATAAACGTGACGCCATCATTGAATGGGTTGATGGCGGCAATAATGGACGCCCAATTACGCATTATAACGTCTTGGGTCGTACGAATTGGAACAAAACATGGACCAATGTCTCGGAAATGATTGAAGATCGGAATGTAGAACGTCCTGATCGCTTTACAGATCGACGACGCGCCACTGTGCTTAACCTAACGCCATGGAGTTCGTATGAATTTGCCGTTTGCGCGGTAAACGATCTCGGTATTGGCGCGCCAAGTGAACCATCTCCTTCGTATAGCACAAAGCCAGACAAACCGGATATTGCTCCTCGTAATGTCGGAGGCGGGGGAGGCAAAATCGGTGACTTGGTAATTACTTGGGATCCACTCAGACCGGAAGAACAAAACGCCAAAGgaattaaatacaaatatttctaCCGGAAACACGGTAAAAAGGGCGAAACGGAATGGGCGAGCGACATTAAAGAAGGAAATGTCGGACAAGCTGTTGTTCATTTCGACAATAAGGAAACGATTTATTACACGAAATTCGATGTGAAAGTTCAAGCCATGAATGATTTCGGCGCTGGACCGGAAAGTAATGTCACAACGATCTATTCGGCCGAAGATATGCCGCAAGTGGCGCCACAACAAGTTTACGCAAGAGGATTCAACTCGACCGCTATAAATGTGACATGGGCTCCAGTTGATCAAACGCGCGAAAAGATCCGTGGACAGCTGATCGGGCATCGTATCAAATATTGGAAGAAGGATCATCGTGAGGAAGATGCCGTTTATTATTTGTCACGCACAACGAGACCATGGGCATTGATTGTCGGTCTCGAACCAGATACGTACTACTTTGTCAAATCGATGGCGTACAATGCAGCAGGCGAGGGACCCGAATCGGAGCGATATATGGAAAGAACTTACAGAAAGGCGCCACAGAAACCGCCATCTACGGTGCATATTTATGGCATTAATCCGACGACGGTGCGAGTTGTATGGCGTTATGTTGCTCCCACGCAAGAAGAAGAACCCATCGAAGGATataaa GTTCGAATTTGGGAAAGTGATCAAGACATGTCCCGTGCCAATGACACAATTATCCCCGTGGGCAACAAATTGGAAGCCTATATCGACACTCTGACGCCCGGCAAGTCATACAAGATGCGTGTGCTGGCATTCAGCAACGGAGGCGACGGTCGAATGTCTTCGCCGCCATTGAAATTCCAAATGG GCATCACTCAGTCGCCATATAATGCAGCAACCACCATTAAAATGTGCTCATCACTCCTTTTACCAGTTTATCTTTGGTATTTAGTTCAAGGgatgttcaattaa